Below is a genomic region from candidate division KSB1 bacterium.
TAGCCAACCGATCGTCAGGATCAGCGCCAGGCGCTCCAGAGAGGCGCGACGGAGGTGCCGCCAGGAGGACTGGGCCATTTCCGCTGCCAGCCACTCGGCCACGCGCACGAATCCTGTCGCGGCGCCCATCAGGAAAAACGGGAAAACGTGAAAGATGTAGTTCGAGAGCCGGTAGGAGAACAGGAACGTGTGCAATCCCACGGGCAGGAGAAAGGCCACGACCCAGAACCAGCCCTTTCGGTCATTCCGGGCAACGACAGAGAGAATCCCGATGAGGAAAAAGCTGAGGAGGGGCCACCGCTTGCTCTCACTGAGGAACCAGAAGTAGTAGTGACTGTCGACGGCCATGCCCCAGCCGGCCCAGGCGGGTTTGTACTGGAGCACCCAGAGCAAACGTTCGCGAGCGGGTGGCACCAGCACCCCCACAACAAGACCCACGATCCCTCCTACCAGTACAGCCGCCTGCCAGAGGGCAAGTTTCACGCGCCTGTTCTGGAGGCTCTCCAGTCCAACGAGCACCAGAAGGTAAACGTAGAGAATGGCCACTATCTCCGTGGTCAAGATGTGAACCGCGGTTCCCAGGGCCAGCGCGACGAGTCCGACCGCTACCCTTGCTGCCCGCACTCCTTTTGGAATGGACCGCCGATCAATCCGCACTACCTCCCAGAACAGAGGCAGGAAGGCCCACACCGCCAGGAGAAACGCGACCTGGAACACGGTGTACATTCGGCACAAGCGGGACCAGCCGATCTCGAAGTGGCTGAACGTCACCAGGAACGCTGCCAGAAGCGCGATCCGGCGCGATCCGAATAGGCTGCCTACGAGGTAGGTCAAAGGGATGGCAAGTACGCCAAAAACCGCGCTCGGGACCCGGGCTGGCCCCTCGCCCTCCCCGAACAAGCGGAACGAAAGGGCGACAAGTTTGCTGTACAGAATAGCGCGGTCGTTGGGCTCGCCCGAAGGGAAGACAGGGGATCTGCCCACCACAAGATCCCGCGCGGCCAAGACGTGATTCACCTCGTCCACCCATAAGCTGGGACGACCGAGGCCATGGAAGCGCAGATACGTTCCGGCCGCTACGAGCACAACGAGGGCGAGGGCAACTCCCCTCCGTTCAGCGTTCCACTTCACGCTCCCCACCTCGCTTACTGTTGAGGTTAGGCCCGCTGCGCCGGGACTTTCCCCTCCCCCTTCTGCCGGCGCTAAAGGATTCTTTCGGGGGTACTCTCGTTACCGCCCGGGTCCTGCCATCCTCACCTTTGCCATGGAGCCAGGCTTGCAATGCCTGGCCGCAGATGGGGACCCTCACGCCCGCAGCCGCTCCTGACGCTGGAGATACAGGGGCAAGCGGTCCAGGTAATACTCGTAGGTTCGTCGAACCCCCTCTTCGAGGGAAACCTTTGGGACCCAGCCCGTGTCCCTCTTCAGCTTCTCGTAGGTTACGACGAAACGCCGAATATCAATCCGCTCCCTCTCAGGAGGGAAGGGGACGTGCACGTAGCTGCCACGCCCCACCACGCGGAGGATGGTTTTCACCATGTCGAGGAAGATTGTCTCTACCCCGGAGCCGACGAAATAGGCCTGACCATTGGTGGCCGACGTTACAGCCGCGCGCACAAAGGCATCGACCACGTCGTCCACGTAGATGTAGTCCCGGGTCTGGAGGCCATCGCCGTAGACCGTGATGACTTCCCCCACCATCGCATTTTTCAGGAACCAGTTCAGGATGCCGTAGTAGCCGTGGTGCATCTGACAGCGTGGCCCGTACACGTTGTTCAGCCGGAGCGAGACGACAGGAAACTGGAAGGCCCTGCCGTAGACGAAGAGATAGTTCTCCGCTGCCAGCTTGTTCGCCCCGTACACGTCGGTGGGATTTAGCGGATGGTTCTCGTCCACGGGGAGGTAAATGGGCTCGCCCACCTGTCCGCGACTTCCCGCATAGATTACCTTGCAATCCCGGTTGTAGCGCGCCAGGGCCTCGCAGAGATTGAGGGTGCCGTTGCAATTGATGGCCACGTCCAGGGCCGGGTCACTCATCGAGATCTCGCGTCCCACCTGCGCTGCCAGATGGAACACAAAATCCACTTTTCGGACCTGTGCTGCCAGAGTGTCAAAGTCGCGCACGTCACCCCGCACAAAGCTTATCTGGTCCCAGATCCCGTCGAGATTGGCCTCGTTCCAGCCGTACGGATCGAGGCAAGCATCGTAGATGATGACGCGTGCGCCCTCCGCCACAAGGCGATGGGCAAGATTACTCCCGATGAAGCCCATGCCCCCTGTGATGAGCACCTTGCTGTTTTTCAGGCTAAGAGTCGCGGTCATGGTTCACCATCCCTTCCAGTATCGTTCGAAATTGAGCTCCGAGAACAGCCGTGGTGCAATTCTCTAAGAATGTCGCTCGTGCGCGCTTACCCATCTCGTCGCGAAGGTCAGGGTCCTCTCGAAGCGTCCGCACAGCCTCAGCCAGGGCCTCTCCGCTCCCCGGTTCGCAGAGGAAAGCATTCCACCGGTGACGCAGGAGTTCCTGGACCGGCTTATTGACGCGGGTGATCAGGGGTCGTCCGGCCCCCAGCGACTCCACCACTTTGTTGGTGAACACCCTCTCGGCGCGCGGGTTATTGCCGAAGAAACCCAGGCAGATGTGAGCCCTGGACATGTACTCCGCCAATGCTTCGTACGGCACGCGATCGATGAACTCGATATTGCGAAGGCCCAGCCGCTGTGCATAGGCTCGGTCCTCCTCGCTGGTGATCCCCCGGCCGATGATCCGGAACCTCACCCCCTCGGGAGCGAGTAGCCGCGCCGCATCGATGATATGCCGGACGCCGTGGAACGGCGCGTACTCCCCGTGGAAATGGACCCAGAAGCCATCGCCACTGGGGAGGCCGCGCGGGTAGATCACGTCCTCGTCCGCGCACAGGAAGACGCGGTGAAACTTGTTCTCGGGAACGCGAAACTTGCGGGCGTAATCCCGGATGTGGTCCTGGGTCTCCAAGACAACTCGGTCTGCCAGGCGGAGCGAAAGATGGTCCAAGAGCCAGCTCAATTTGGCGAGGGGGGATCCTACCGACGCAAGCCTCCGGTCCAGAATCAGTGTGTCGAAGGTAGAGATGTACACGTCGAAGAGGATGGGTTTGCCGGTCAACTTCAGCAAGGGAAGTAGGATCTGCCCGTAGAAGCCGACGACGATCGCATCCACCGTGCGACAGGCAGCCCAGGCTCGCCGGAGCAAGAAGGGATAGTAGCGGAGATTATGCCTGGGAGGGGAAACGGAAATTACTTCCAGGCCCGCCTTTTCCATCCCCTTCCGGACGTTGCGCGTGCGCGAGTAGCTGGCTTCCCTTCCCGTCACGTACAAGATCTTCATGTTAAGCCTGCGTTTCCGGAGAAAGCTGGCTGGTCCGGGCCCGGGTTTTCTCGCCGTCCGTCCTCGAGACGAGACCATTGAGCTCCAGTCGCTTGAGCCGGTAGAGGGCGTCCTCCAGGAGGCGGCGGTTGGAACCGATCAGATCGGCCAGGAGGCCGATCATCCCCACCTGAAAGCCGACGATCGTCAGAATGGCCGCGAGGATCAGGCTCTGGACATGCCCCTCGCCGCGCCCGGTGAAGTAGAAGTACAGGAAACGCACCCCGATGAGCACGCCGGACGCGAACAGCAGCCCACCGATCATGGCGAAGGTGCGCAGCGGTTCGTACATCGTGTAGATGCGGAAGATGGTGCTCACCGAGCGCTTGATGTAGTTCCAGTTGCTTCGGAACAGTCGCGACTCGCGAAGCTTGTCATTGGTGCTTACCGGCACGCTGGTAAGGGCGATGTTTTTCTTCCCCGCCTGGATGATGGTCTCCAGAGTGTAGGTGAATCGGGAGACCACGTTCATCCTCATGGCCGCCTCTCGGCTCAGCGCCCGGAAACCGCTGGTGGCATCGGGAACATTGGTATTCGAGACCTGGCGAACCACCCAGCTGCCGAGCTTTTGCAGCCTCTTCTTCAGGGGCGAGAAGTGGGGGACGCGGTCCACCTGCCGATCCCCGATCACCATATCCGCTTTGCCCTCGAGGATGGGCTGGATGAGGCGGCCTATATCGCGCCCATTGTACTGATTGTCGGCGTCGGTATTCACGATGATATCGGCGCCGAGGCGCAGCGAGGCGTCCAGCCCGGCCATAAAGGCTTCGGCTAACCCCTTATTGTTGGTCAGGCGGACAATGTGGTGGACCCCGTGGGCTCGTGCCACCTCCACGGTGCGGTCGGTGCTGCCGTCGTCGATAACCAGAACCTCGACCTCGTCCACGCCCGGTATCTCTCGGGGTAGATGGGCGAGGGTGATGGGCAAGGTCGCTTCCTCATTGTAGCAGGGGATCTGGATGATCAGCTTCACGGCACCATCCCATCCGCTTGTCCAATGATCTTCTCGATGCTGTACTCCCGGATGTCCCGGGCGTGGGTGAAGATGATCATTTCACCCAGGAGCCCGATGGAGATCATCTGGATGCCGATCACCAGCAGGAGCACCCCCAGGAGAAGGAGGGGGCGCCCGGCGATAGCGCCGAATCCCAAAAGCCGGTAGAAGAACAAGTAGCCGGAGATCACCGTCCCTACCAGAGCGAACACCGCGCCCAAGAACCCCAGAAAGTGCAGAGGCTTCTTCGAATACCGGGTCAGGAAGATCACCGTGATGATGTCCAGGGCACGATGGAGGTACTCGCGGGGATAGCGGGACTGGCGGAACCAGCCGGGCAGCTGCTCGATCCGCTCTTCGGAGACCCGATAGCCCTGGCGTTCGGCCATGACGGCCAGAAAGCTATTGAGGTCGCCGTACAGTTGCAGCGATTCCAGGACCTGCCGGCGCACCGCGAACACCCCGCTGTTCACATCGTGGAGTCGAAGGCCGGTGAGCCGGTTCACCATCCAGTTGAAGGCACGCGAGATGGCGCGATTCAGGAGGGAGTCGCGACGCGGGTAGCGCCAGCCGACGACCATGTCGTAGCCCTCCTCGAGGCGCTGGAGAAGCCGGCGCAGGTCGCGCGGATTGGGACGAACGCGCACAGTCTGGTAAAGGATGATCTCTCCCCGCGATAGCTGGAGTGCCGCAGCCAGAGCGGCGGCCTCACCGAAGCGGGCACGCAGACGAACTGCCTGCGCCTCCGGCCAACCTTCAATCCCGGAGGTCAAGCGTTCGAAGGTGCTGTCGCGGCTTCCGTCGTCCACGAACAGCACCTCGTACGAGAGGCCGAGTTCGCCCGTCAACTGCCGAATCCCTGCGGCGACCTCCGCCACCTCCTCCGCGTTGTCGCTCAAGACCACGACAACAGAGACACGGGGCCGGCGACGGTTCTCCGCCCCGCCCGCTTTGCTCAACGATGGCTGCAACCGAGCCTCCACCTCTGCCATGAAACGCAACCTCTCCAACCGTTACCAGCCAGCCGAATCGCGCCAACTCACCTTCTGCGGACTACCCGGTACGGCACAGGACGGTCCCCGAGCGCTACAATGAGTTTGCCCACCAGGCCGAGCAGGACGAACTGCATGGCCGCTGCCAGGAGCAGGAATACCAGGCTCGCCAAGATGTTGAGCTCGCTTGCGTCCGGACTGCCGCTTGTCAGCTTGGTGGCCATTGCCACCCCGAAGCCCAATGCCGCCAGGAGGCAAACGGCCGCGAGCTTGCCGAAAAAGTGCAGGGGATTCCGCTCGTACTTCAGCAACAAGCTCAGCGTGAACAGGTCCATGATCACCTTGTAGGTGCGCGTGATGTTGTACTTGGACTTGCCCGCCACCCGGGGATGATGCCGGACCGGCACTTCCGCAATCCGCCCCTCCTCCAAACGGGACAGAGCGGGAATAAACCGATGGAGCTCTCCGTAGAGCCGGATGCGATCGATGATCTCCCGCCGGTACGCCTTGAGGGCGCAGCCGGTGTCGTGGAGCCGGACACCCGTCACGGAGCAGATGAGGCGATTGGCAAGCCAGCTCGGGACCTTCCGGATGAGAAGCTTATCTTTGCGGTGGCGTCGCCAGCCGCTCACCACGTCAAACCCTTCCTCAAGCTTTTCCAGCAGAAAGGGGATATCCGCGGGATCGTTTTGCAAGTCCCCGTCCATGGTGATGATGATGCGTCCGCGGGCGTTTTCGAACCCTGCAGCCAGGGCAGCCGATTGACCGAAGTTGCGACGCAGGCGCACCACGCGTACCCGCGGGTCGACCGCTGCCAGGTGCTCCAGAAGGCGCGGCGAGGCGTCGCGACTGCCGTCGTCGACGAGGATAAACTCCCACGGGAGTCCAAGCTGATCCATCGTCTCCGTAACCCGGCGGTGAAGGGCCTGGATGTTCCCTTCCTCATTGTAGATCGGAACCACGATGGAAAGATCAACCGCGGCCGGCTCAGTCGTAGGCATGGTTGTCCCATCCAGATACAATTTCTTCCCTCTACCGCGCCATCCAGGAAGCGAAGGACCGAAGAGTGCCCGCCACAAACTCGGCCACAATCGCAGCCGCCTCCACGAATGGGAGGCTATCGCTTATACTCCAGGCTGAAACGGCTCTCTACCTTTGCCGACGCAGGTTGCCTGCGATGCGACCAGAGGCGTTGCCAAGATGGTGCCAAATGCGGGGCCGTCGGTGGGCTTAGGCGGAGGAATCCGCGGCGTGCTGGTCCAAGGCCGAGGCCCAGTGAACCAATCCCCCCAGCGCTGCCAGGAAGAGAGCTTGCACGAAGAACAGGAGCGAGACAGAGAAAGCCACCTCCGCCGGCACGCCGACCTGCCCGAGCAGGGCCACAAAACTGGCTTCCCTGACGCCCAGCCCGGCAAAAGCGATCGGGATGGCCGTCAGAATCGTCACAGCGGGCACGACGAAAAGGTACACCGCAGGAGAAGCAATGGCCCCCACACTGAGTCCCAGCAAATACACAATGATCACCCCCAGACACTGGTAGACGATGCTGAGGGCGAACACCAGGAGGATGCTCTGTCCCCCTCGGAAACTGGCCGCGAAGGCCTGCCGGATTCCGGCCACCGTTTGGGCCAGGCGGCTGGCCCGCGTTCTTTGAAGGGCGCGCTCCAGAGGCAGGAGGACGCGCGGCCACGCGACGGCAGCCAGACAGCAAAGGAACACGCCGAAACACAGAACGAGAGCGGGACCGAATCGATAGAGCATTTCCCGCGAAGACGGGAAAAAGTAGGCGCACCCAGCCAGGAAAAACAGAGCCCCGAAGCCAATCGCCCGCGTGGTCACCAGAGTGGCGGCCGCCTCGGTTACGGGGGTCCCGAACCTCTTCAGGTACAGAGCCCGGACCACATCGATCCCGAGGCTACTCGGAAGGAGGGTCCCGTAGAAGTT
It encodes:
- a CDS encoding glycosyltransferase family 39 protein, whose protein sequence is MKWNAERRGVALALVVLVAAGTYLRFHGLGRPSLWVDEVNHVLAARDLVVGRSPVFPSGEPNDRAILYSKLVALSFRLFGEGEGPARVPSAVFGVLAIPLTYLVGSLFGSRRIALLAAFLVTFSHFEIGWSRLCRMYTVFQVAFLLAVWAFLPLFWEVVRIDRRSIPKGVRAARVAVGLVALALGTAVHILTTEIVAILYVYLLVLVGLESLQNRRVKLALWQAAVLVGGIVGLVVGVLVPPARERLLWVLQYKPAWAGWGMAVDSHYYFWFLSESKRWPLLSFFLIGILSVVARNDRKGWFWVVAFLLPVGLHTFLFSYRLSNYIFHVFPFFLMGAATGFVRVAEWLAAEMAQSSWRHLRRASLERLALILTIGWLPLTVWFRYGIKVSQIGEAGDNGAEGHNNWKGATRFVQQHLRQGDRIMSTLPLTVQYYLGRCEYNLNLANARGDLEWTDTSRVGKIDFYSGAANVGSLGQLCAVLDSLPGHLWVIVDRYRFSKAGYVPPDIASFVRQNFRSAWQDPYETVDVYCWPPEDCGNSSTALSTLRDPKATPWGEKAAVVSPGRPSGAPARGEMAWDPRNGTGVLP
- a CDS encoding SDR family NAD(P)-dependent oxidoreductase, producing the protein MTATLSLKNSKVLITGGMGFIGSNLAHRLVAEGARVIIYDACLDPYGWNEANLDGIWDQISFVRGDVRDFDTLAAQVRKVDFVFHLAAQVGREISMSDPALDVAINCNGTLNLCEALARYNRDCKVIYAGSRGQVGEPIYLPVDENHPLNPTDVYGANKLAAENYLFVYGRAFQFPVVSLRLNNVYGPRCQMHHGYYGILNWFLKNAMVGEVITVYGDGLQTRDYIYVDDVVDAFVRAAVTSATNGQAYFVGSGVETIFLDMVKTILRVVGRGSYVHVPFPPERERIDIRRFVVTYEKLKRDTGWVPKVSLEEGVRRTYEYYLDRLPLYLQRQERLRA
- a CDS encoding glycosyltransferase; translated protein: MKILYVTGREASYSRTRNVRKGMEKAGLEVISVSPPRHNLRYYPFLLRRAWAACRTVDAIVVGFYGQILLPLLKLTGKPILFDVYISTFDTLILDRRLASVGSPLAKLSWLLDHLSLRLADRVVLETQDHIRDYARKFRVPENKFHRVFLCADEDVIYPRGLPSGDGFWVHFHGEYAPFHGVRHIIDAARLLAPEGVRFRIIGRGITSEEDRAYAQRLGLRNIEFIDRVPYEALAEYMSRAHICLGFFGNNPRAERVFTNKVVESLGAGRPLITRVNKPVQELLRHRWNAFLCEPGSGEALAEAVRTLREDPDLRDEMGKRARATFLENCTTAVLGAQFRTILEGMVNHDRDS
- a CDS encoding glycosyltransferase family 2 protein, with the translated sequence MKLIIQIPCYNEEATLPITLAHLPREIPGVDEVEVLVIDDGSTDRTVEVARAHGVHHIVRLTNNKGLAEAFMAGLDASLRLGADIIVNTDADNQYNGRDIGRLIQPILEGKADMVIGDRQVDRVPHFSPLKKRLQKLGSWVVRQVSNTNVPDATSGFRALSREAAMRMNVVSRFTYTLETIIQAGKKNIALTSVPVSTNDKLRESRLFRSNWNYIKRSVSTIFRIYTMYEPLRTFAMIGGLLFASGVLIGVRFLYFYFTGRGEGHVQSLILAAILTIVGFQVGMIGLLADLIGSNRRLLEDALYRLKRLELNGLVSRTDGEKTRARTSQLSPETQA
- a CDS encoding glycosyltransferase; this translates as MAEVEARLQPSLSKAGGAENRRRPRVSVVVVLSDNAEEVAEVAAGIRQLTGELGLSYEVLFVDDGSRDSTFERLTSGIEGWPEAQAVRLRARFGEAAALAAALQLSRGEIILYQTVRVRPNPRDLRRLLQRLEEGYDMVVGWRYPRRDSLLNRAISRAFNWMVNRLTGLRLHDVNSGVFAVRRQVLESLQLYGDLNSFLAVMAERQGYRVSEERIEQLPGWFRQSRYPREYLHRALDIITVIFLTRYSKKPLHFLGFLGAVFALVGTVISGYLFFYRLLGFGAIAGRPLLLLGVLLLVIGIQMISIGLLGEMIIFTHARDIREYSIEKIIGQADGMVP
- a CDS encoding glycosyltransferase family 2 protein, which gives rise to MPTTEPAAVDLSIVVPIYNEEGNIQALHRRVTETMDQLGLPWEFILVDDGSRDASPRLLEHLAAVDPRVRVVRLRRNFGQSAALAAGFENARGRIIITMDGDLQNDPADIPFLLEKLEEGFDVVSGWRRHRKDKLLIRKVPSWLANRLICSVTGVRLHDTGCALKAYRREIIDRIRLYGELHRFIPALSRLEEGRIAEVPVRHHPRVAGKSKYNITRTYKVIMDLFTLSLLLKYERNPLHFFGKLAAVCLLAALGFGVAMATKLTSGSPDASELNILASLVFLLLAAAMQFVLLGLVGKLIVALGDRPVPYRVVRRR
- a CDS encoding flippase-like domain-containing protein — translated: MSARLKLAAKVVLSGLILWILATRIDWPKLTAVLGSVRRAVLAGAFLVLFVQQFLMVLTWLLVIRHAAGPMRLRAVLYAHLVGNFYGTLLPSSLGIDVVRALYLKRFGTPVTEAAATLVTTRAIGFGALFFLAGCAYFFPSSREMLYRFGPALVLCFGVFLCCLAAVAWPRVLLPLERALQRTRASRLAQTVAGIRQAFAASFRGGQSILLVFALSIVYQCLGVIIVYLLGLSVGAIASPAVYLFVVPAVTILTAIPIAFAGLGVREASFVALLGQVGVPAEVAFSVSLLFFVQALFLAALGGLVHWASALDQHAADSSA